In one Rutidosis leptorrhynchoides isolate AG116_Rl617_1_P2 chromosome 8, CSIRO_AGI_Rlap_v1, whole genome shotgun sequence genomic region, the following are encoded:
- the LOC139862262 gene encoding stomatal closure-related actin-binding protein 1-like isoform X1: MTRVGRDYSYTMQGMAVPPVSADVMFASTRFPNYKIGANDQIVNANENGKLVSMKEVIAKETAQLLEQQKRLSVRDLASKFEKGLAAAAKLSDEAKLRDVTCLEKHVLLKKLRDALESLRGRVVGKNKDDVEVAISMVEALAVQLTQREGELIQEKAEVKKLATFLQQASEDAKKLVNEERSIARTEIENAKAAVQRVEEALQEQERMSQASGTQDLEELMKEVQEARRIKMLHRPSKVMDMEHELQALRIQLAEKSKRSIELQKELAISRRGEESSSSLFELDGTTALGSHLQIQRCSDSAPQLSECSIQWYRLISQGGNREIISGATKSIYAPEPSDVGRILQADIISDGQTITLATTNPVDPAAGLGNYVEALVRRHDTEFNVVIIQMNGVDHPSESIHVLHVGKMRMKLSKGKTTMAKEYYSSSMQFSGVRGGGNAAAQAAFWQPKIGVSFVLGFESERERNAAIMLARRFAFDCNIMLAGPDDRATQKT; encoded by the exons ATGACGAGGGTGGGGCGTGATTATAGCTATACAATGCAAGGTATGGCAGTTCCACCTGTATCTGCAGACGTGATGTTTGCTTCCACTCGGTTTCCAAACTATAAAATCGGAGCTAATGATCAAATTGTGAACGCGAATGAGAACGGTAAATTAGTTTCAATGAAAGAAGTCATAGCCAAAGAAACTGCTCAGTTGTTAGAGCAACAAAAACGCTTATCTGTTCGTGACTTGGCTAGTAAATTTGAAAAGGGTTTAGCTGCTGCTGCTAAATTATCTGATGAG GCTAAACTTAGGGATGTAACTTGTTTAGAGAAACATGTTCTTTTAAAGAAACTTAGAGATGCATTAGAATCGCTTAGAGGACGTGTGGTGGGTAAAAACAAAGATGATGTAGAGGTGGCTATTTCTATG GTTGAAGCTTTAGCTGTTCAGTTGACTCAGAGAGAGGGAGAGTTAATTCAAGAAAAAGCAGAGGTTAAAAAGCTTGCAACTTTTCTACAGCAG GCTTCAGAAGATGCTAAAAAGCTTGTTAATGAAGAAAGATCAATTGCGCGGACCGAAATTGAGAACGCTAAAGCTGCAGTTCAACGAGTGGAAGAGGCTCTTCAGGAGCAAGAAAGAATGTCTCAAGCTTCTGGAACCCAG GACTTGGAAGAACTAATGAAGGAGGTTCAAGAGGCGAGACGGATCAAGATGCTGCATCGTCCAAGCAAG GTTATGGACATGGAACATGAACTTCAAGCGCTACGAATTCAACTGGCTGAGAAGTCCAAGCGTTCAATTGAGCTTCAGAAGGAG TTGGCGATCAGTAGGAGGGGAGAGGAAAGTTCATCCAGTTTATTTGAGTTAGATGGTACTACTGCTTTAGGTTCGCACCTACAGATTCAACGATGTTCTGATTCAGCCCCTCAACTTTCAGAATGTTCCATTCAGTGGTATCGTTTAATTTCTCAAGGTGGAAACAGGGAAATTATTTCAG GTGCCACTAAATCTATATATGCTCCCGAGCCATCAGATGTTGGACGGATTCTGCAAGCTGATATCATTTCAGATGGTCAAACTATCACACTCGCAACCACCAATCCCGTTGATCCAG CTGCAGGACTAGGAAATTATGTGGAAGCATTGGTGCGCCGACATGACACGGAATTTAATGTAG TTATAATCCAAATGAACGGAGTAGACCATCCGTCAGAGTCTATTCATGTTCTTCACGTGGGGAAGATGAGGATGAAGCTTTCTAAAGGAAAAACAACCATGGCTAAAGAGTACTATTCATCGTCAATGCAG TTTTCTGGGGTTAGGGGTGGTGGAAATGCTGCAGCTCAAGCAGCATTTTGGCAGCCAAAGATTGGAGTCTCATTCGTTCTGGGATTCGAATCTGAAAGAGAAAGAAATGCTGCTATTATGCTTGCGCGAAGATTCGCGTTCGATTGTAAT ATAATGCTTGCTGGCCCTGACGATAGAGCAACTCAGAAGACTTGA
- the LOC139862262 gene encoding stomatal closure-related actin-binding protein 1-like isoform X2, protein MLCMAVPPVSADVMFASTRFPNYKIGANDQIVNANENGKLVSMKEVIAKETAQLLEQQKRLSVRDLASKFEKGLAAAAKLSDEAKLRDVTCLEKHVLLKKLRDALESLRGRVVGKNKDDVEVAISMVEALAVQLTQREGELIQEKAEVKKLATFLQQASEDAKKLVNEERSIARTEIENAKAAVQRVEEALQEQERMSQASGTQDLEELMKEVQEARRIKMLHRPSKVMDMEHELQALRIQLAEKSKRSIELQKELAISRRGEESSSSLFELDGTTALGSHLQIQRCSDSAPQLSECSIQWYRLISQGGNREIISGATKSIYAPEPSDVGRILQADIISDGQTITLATTNPVDPAAGLGNYVEALVRRHDTEFNVVIIQMNGVDHPSESIHVLHVGKMRMKLSKGKTTMAKEYYSSSMQFSGVRGGGNAAAQAAFWQPKIGVSFVLGFESERERNAAIMLARRFAFDCNIMLAGPDDRATQKT, encoded by the exons ATGTTAT GTATGGCAGTTCCACCTGTATCTGCAGACGTGATGTTTGCTTCCACTCGGTTTCCAAACTATAAAATCGGAGCTAATGATCAAATTGTGAACGCGAATGAGAACGGTAAATTAGTTTCAATGAAAGAAGTCATAGCCAAAGAAACTGCTCAGTTGTTAGAGCAACAAAAACGCTTATCTGTTCGTGACTTGGCTAGTAAATTTGAAAAGGGTTTAGCTGCTGCTGCTAAATTATCTGATGAG GCTAAACTTAGGGATGTAACTTGTTTAGAGAAACATGTTCTTTTAAAGAAACTTAGAGATGCATTAGAATCGCTTAGAGGACGTGTGGTGGGTAAAAACAAAGATGATGTAGAGGTGGCTATTTCTATG GTTGAAGCTTTAGCTGTTCAGTTGACTCAGAGAGAGGGAGAGTTAATTCAAGAAAAAGCAGAGGTTAAAAAGCTTGCAACTTTTCTACAGCAG GCTTCAGAAGATGCTAAAAAGCTTGTTAATGAAGAAAGATCAATTGCGCGGACCGAAATTGAGAACGCTAAAGCTGCAGTTCAACGAGTGGAAGAGGCTCTTCAGGAGCAAGAAAGAATGTCTCAAGCTTCTGGAACCCAG GACTTGGAAGAACTAATGAAGGAGGTTCAAGAGGCGAGACGGATCAAGATGCTGCATCGTCCAAGCAAG GTTATGGACATGGAACATGAACTTCAAGCGCTACGAATTCAACTGGCTGAGAAGTCCAAGCGTTCAATTGAGCTTCAGAAGGAG TTGGCGATCAGTAGGAGGGGAGAGGAAAGTTCATCCAGTTTATTTGAGTTAGATGGTACTACTGCTTTAGGTTCGCACCTACAGATTCAACGATGTTCTGATTCAGCCCCTCAACTTTCAGAATGTTCCATTCAGTGGTATCGTTTAATTTCTCAAGGTGGAAACAGGGAAATTATTTCAG GTGCCACTAAATCTATATATGCTCCCGAGCCATCAGATGTTGGACGGATTCTGCAAGCTGATATCATTTCAGATGGTCAAACTATCACACTCGCAACCACCAATCCCGTTGATCCAG CTGCAGGACTAGGAAATTATGTGGAAGCATTGGTGCGCCGACATGACACGGAATTTAATGTAG TTATAATCCAAATGAACGGAGTAGACCATCCGTCAGAGTCTATTCATGTTCTTCACGTGGGGAAGATGAGGATGAAGCTTTCTAAAGGAAAAACAACCATGGCTAAAGAGTACTATTCATCGTCAATGCAG TTTTCTGGGGTTAGGGGTGGTGGAAATGCTGCAGCTCAAGCAGCATTTTGGCAGCCAAAGATTGGAGTCTCATTCGTTCTGGGATTCGAATCTGAAAGAGAAAGAAATGCTGCTATTATGCTTGCGCGAAGATTCGCGTTCGATTGTAAT ATAATGCTTGCTGGCCCTGACGATAGAGCAACTCAGAAGACTTGA